The proteins below are encoded in one region of Salmo salar chromosome ssa02, Ssal_v3.1, whole genome shotgun sequence:
- the LOC123738693 gene encoding gastrula zinc finger protein XlCGF17.1-like, protein MEFKYERPTGKKSIFCSDCGKDCKSSSELKIHQRVHNGEKPYCCSDCRKLFSRSNSLKVHLRIHTGEKSHCCADCGKRCKDSSELKIHQRVHTGEKPHHCSDCGKSFSTSQTLKLHQRTHTGEKSFSCDQCGKSFTQSSCLKSHHKIHTGEKPYSCAQCGNCFVTSSNLISHQRTHTGDKSYSCDQCGKSFGTSQNLMLHQRTHMGEKPYSCGQCGKSFTTSSHLTVHQRRHTGEKPYSCDQCGKSFVTSGPLAKYQRTHTGEKPYSCDQCGKSFVTSSRLIVHQRTHTGEKSHSCYQCDKRYSDKRSLIKHQK, encoded by the exons atggagtttaAGTACGAA agacccacaggaaaGAAATCTatcttctgctctgactgtgggaaagattgcaaatcttcatcagaacttaaaatacaccagcgagtacacaatggagagaaaccttactgctgctctgactgcagGAAACTTTTCTCAAGATCAAATTCACTAAAAgtacacctgagaattcacacaggagagaaatctcattgCTGCGCTGACTGTGGGAAACGTTGCAAAGattcatcagaacttaaaatacaccagcgagtacacacaggagagaagcctcaccACTGTTCAGATTGTGGGAAAAGCTTTTCAACATCACAGACTTTGAagctgcaccagagaacacacacaggagagaagtcttttagctgtgatcaatgtgggaagagttttactcagtcaagctgCCTGAAATCACACCACaaaatacacactggagagaaaccttatagctgtgctcagTGTGGGAATTGTTTTGTTACATCTAgcaacctgatatcacaccaaagaacacacacaggagataaatcttatagctgtgatcaatgtggaaagagttttggtACATCTCAAAATTTGAtgttacaccagagaacacacatgggagagaagccttatagctgtggtcaatgtgggaagagttttactacatctagccatctgactgtacaccagagacgacacacaggagagaaaccttatagctgtgatcaatgtgggaagagttttgttacatcTGGCCCTCTCGCTAAataccagcgaacacacacaggagagaaaccttatagctgtgatcaatgtgggaagagttttgttacatcTAGCCGTCTtattgtacaccagagaacacacacaggagagaaatctcatagctgttatcaatgtgacaagagatactctgataaaagatctctgatcaaacatcagaaa